In a single window of the Populus alba chromosome 16, ASM523922v2, whole genome shotgun sequence genome:
- the LOC118037449 gene encoding protein QUIRKY-like, giving the protein MIQPPNTVRKLLVEVVDARDLLPKDGQGSSSAYVIADFDGQRKRTLTKYRDLNPVWKETLEFIVSDPNNMEFEELEVEVLNDKKFGNGSGRKNHFLGRVKVYGSQFCKRGEEGIVYFPLEKKSLFSWIRGEIGLRICYYDELVEEDQQQAPPPSEKDADTLQHQKPLKSPAVIEEEGRVFEVLAKPEINCHDYHRPHFHRNGTHSPPFEVIEESPPPVVQVNSEPPLGSQQVSLPEEPHYVETHTQYHPEVRRMQTTRVASSGDNRVKTLRRPIGDFSPKVISGRFKSEPTERIHPYDLVEPMQYLFIRIVKARGLSQNVSPIVKVRTSTHCVRSKPASYRPGASPDSPEWHQVFALDHNSKTEGQFPNAAGNIEISVCDAHSEQFLGGVCFDISEVPVRDPPDSPLAPQWYRLESDAAAGQICNRVCGDIQLSVWIGTQADDAFPEAWSSDAPYVSHTRSKVYQSPKLWYLRVTVIEAQDLHLSSNLPPLTVPEIRIKAQLGFQSARTRRGSMSNHCTSFRWIDDLIFVAGEPLEESLILLVEDRTTKEAVLLGHIIIPVSSIEQQYDERHVASKWFALEGGGGDTGGAGCATGGSYRGRIHLRLCLEGGYHVLDEAAHVCSDFRPTAKQLWKPAIGVLELGILGARGLLPMKPKGGAKGSTDAYCVAKYGKKWVRTRTITDSFEPRWNEKYTWQVYDPSTVLTIGVFDNWHLFGEMSGDKPDCRIGKIRIRVSTLESNKVYMNSYPLLVLLRNGLKKMGEIELAVRFACPSLLPDTCAVYGQPLLPKMHYLRPLGVAQQEALRGAATRMVSLWLARSEPPLGPEVVRYMLDADSHAWSMRKSKANWFRIVAVLAWAVGLAKWLDDIRRWRSSVTTVLVHILYLVLVWYPELVVPTGFLYVFLIGVWYYRFRPKIPAGMDTRLSQAEAVDLDELDEEFDTVPSMKPPEIIRARYDRLRMLAARVQTVLGDFATQGERVQALVSWRDPRATKLFIAVCLAITLILYVVPPKMVAVALGFYFLRHPMFRDPMPPASLNFFRRLPSLSDRLM; this is encoded by the coding sequence ATGATCCAACCACCAAACACCGTTCGGAAACTACTGGTAGAAGTAGTCGACGCACGGGATCTTCTCCCCAAAGACGGTCAGGGAAGCTCCAGTGCCTACGTCATCGCCGACTTCGACGGTCAAAGAAAACGAACCCTCACGAAATATCGTGACCTCAACCCCGTGTGGAAAGAGACGTTGGAGTTCATCGTTTCTGACCCAAACAACATGGAGTTCGAAGAGCTTGAAGTCGAGGTTCTTAATGACAAGAAATTCGGCAATGGTAGCGGCCGTAAAAACCATTTCTTGGGGAGGGTTAAAGTGTATGGCTCTCAGTTTTGTAAAAGAGGTGAAGAAGGGATTGTTTACTTCCCTCTTGAGAAGAAAAGTTTGTTCAGCTGGATAAGGGGAGAAATCGGTCTGAGAATTTGTTATTACGATGAGTTAGTTGAAGAGGATCAGCAACAAGCTCCACCTCCATCGGAGAAGGATGCAGATACGTTGCAACATCAAAAGCCGCTAAAATCCCCGGCAGTTATTGAGGAGGAAGGCAGAGTTTTTGAAGTTCTCGCAAAACCGGAGATTAACTGCCACGACTATCACCGCCCCCATTTTCATCGTAATGGGACTCACTCGCCTCCTTTTGAGGTCATCGAGGAGTCTCCACCGCCGGTGGTACAGGTAAACTCGGAACCACCACTAGGTTCGCAGCAAGTATCTCTTCCAGAGGAGCCGCATTACGTGGAAACCCACACTCAGTACCATCCAGAAGTGAGGAGGATGCAGACTACGAGAGTCGCGTCCAGTGGTGATAACAGAGTGAAGACATTGAGGAGGCCAATCGGAGATTTCTCTCCTAAAGTAATTTCTGGAAGATTCAAGTCGGAACCGACGGAGAGGATCCATCCTTACGATCTTGTCGAACCAATGCAGTATTTGTTCATCAGAATTGTCAAGGCGCGTGGTTTATCGCAAAACGTGAGTCCTATCGTCAAGGTAAGGACCTCAACTCATTGTGTGAGGTCGAAACCAGCGAGTTACCGACCTGGTGCCTCACCGGATTCGCCTGAGTGGCACCAGGTTTTTGCATTGGATCATAATAGCAAGACTGAAGGACAGTTCCCCAATGCAGCTGGCAACATAGAGATCTCAGTTTGCGACGCACATTCGGAGCAGTTTCTCGGCGGTGTTTGCTTTGATATCTCTGAAGTTCCGGTGAGGGATCCGCCGGACAGTCCGCTTGCACCTCAGTGGTACCGATTGGAAAGTGACGCCGCCGCTGGTCAGATCTGTAATAGGGTTTGTGGTGATATCCAGCTCTCTGTATGGATTGGGACTCAAGCTGATGATGCGTTTCCTGAAGCGTGGAGCTCAGACGCGCCTTACGTCTCTCACACGCGCTCAAAGGTTTACCAGTCCCCTAAGCTGTGGTATTTGAGAGTGACGGTTATTGAAGCTCAGGATCTTCACCTTTCGTCCAATCTGCCACCTTTGACAGTTCCGGAGATCAGAATCAAAGCTCAATTGGGGTTCCAATCGGCGAGGACGAGGCGAGGGTCCATGAGCAATCATTGTACGTCGTTCAGATGGATCGATGACCTAATTTTCGTCGCCGGCGAGCCGCTGGAAGAGTCATTGATTCTGCTAGTGGAAGACCGTACCACCAAGGAAGCGGTACTCCTCGGGCACATCATAATTCCCGTGAGCTCAATCGAGCAACAGTATGATGAGCGCCACGTGGCATCCAAATGGTTCGCGTTGGAAGGAGGCGGCGGTGACACTGGGGGAGCAGGCTGTGCTACTGGCGGGTCCTACCGTGGGAGAATCCATTTGCGTCTCTGTTTGGAAGGAGGGTATCACGTGCTTGATGAAGCGGCGCACGTGTGCAGTGATTTTAGACCCACGGCTAAGCAGCTATGGAAGCCAGCAATTGGGGTTTTGGAGCTGGGGATTTTAGGGGCTCGTGGGTTGCTGCCCATGAAACCCAAAGGAGGGGCCAAAGGTTCGACCGATGCTTACTGTGTGGCTAAGTATGGCAAAAAATGGGTCCGAACAAGAACTATCACGGATAGCTTTGAGCCACGTTGGAACGAGAAGTATACCTGGCAGGTCTATGATCCTAGCACTGTTCTCACCATTGGAGTTTTCGACAATTGGCACCTGTTTGGTGAAATGTCTGGTGATAAACCTGATTGCCGTATAGGGAAAATACGTATACGAGTATCTACATTGGAGAGCAACAAGGTGTACATGAATTCGTATCCTTTGTTGGTTTTATTAAGAAACGGGTTGAAGAAAATGGGTGAGATCGAATTAGCTGTTCGGTTTGCTTGCCCGAGTTTATTACCGGATACCTGTGCGGTTTATGGGCAGCCATTGCTTCCTAAAATGCACTATCTTCGGCCACTCGGGGTAGCCCAACAAGAGGCATTGCGTGGTGCAGCCACCAGAATGGTTTCTTTGTGGCTTGCGCGGTCCGAGCCACCATTGGGACCGGAGGTGGTCAGGTACATGCTGGATGCGGATTCTCATGCATGGAGCATGAGAAAGAGTAAAGCCAATTGGTTTCGGATCGTAGCGGTTCTTGCATGGGCTGTCGGGTTGGCTAAATGGTTGGATGATATTCGAAGATGGAGAAGCTCGGTCACAACTGTACTGGTTCACATTTTGTACTTGGTGCTTGTTTGGTATCCGGAATTGGTAGTCCCAACAGGGTTCTTATATGTGTTCTTGATTGGTGTTTGGTACTATAGGTTCCGGCCTAAGATACCGGCAGGTATGGATACCCGGTTATCACAAGCAGAAGCCGTTGACTTGGATGAACTAGATGAGGAATTCGACACCGTACCAAGCATGAAACCACCCGAAATTATAAGGGCCCGTTATGACAGGTTAAGGATGTTGGCAGCCCGAGTCCAAACAGTCTTGGGTGATTTTGCAACCCAAGGGGAGAGGGTTCAAGCTTTGGTGAGTTGGAGAGATCCGAGAGCCACAAAGTTGTTCATAGCGGTGTGTTTGGCTATAACATTGATACTGTATGTGGTTCCACCAAAAATGGTAGCTGTGGCCTTAGGATTCTATTTTTTACGACACCCAATGTTTAGAGACCCAATGCCTCCGGCTAGCTTGAACTTTTTCCGCCGGCTTCCGAGCTTATCAGATCGGTTAATGTAG
- the LOC118037448 gene encoding small ribosomal subunit protein bTHXc, translated as MASLMVGALPMTPQALNFGSRLSYSQSQISLFHSTSSLPLSTASTSVPFVYCGRGDRKTERGKRFNHSFGNARPRDKKKGRGPPRIPVPAVPPKIDKSVDDEVVKIEIDESLG; from the exons ATGGCTTCACTCATGGTGGGTGCTCTCCCTATGACCCCTCAAGCTCTCAACTTTGGCTCTCGCCTTTCTTATTCTCAATCCCAAATCTCTCTTTTCCATTCAACCTCTTCACTTCCACTCTCCACCGCCAGCACTTCAGTTCCATTTG TGTACTGTGGAAGAGGGGACAGGAAGACTGAAAGAGGGAAAAGATTCAACCACTCATTTGGAAAC GCGAGGCCTAGGGATAAGAAGAAAGGGAGAGGACCACCAAGAATACCAGTTCCTGCTGTTCCACCTAAGATAGATAAGTCTGTTGATGATGAGGTTGTCAAGATTGAAATTGATGAGTCGCTTGGTTAA